The following nucleotide sequence is from Bactrocera oleae isolate idBacOlea1 chromosome 2, idBacOlea1, whole genome shotgun sequence.
TCAGGTTTAGGAATATATTTTACAGtgatatatgttacatatgtttcTTCGGCAGAAATTTCAACGGATTTTTCACGAGATACATATTTGAATGCGCTTCAGAGCTCTCATCAATCTAGTTCGGGTACGTTTGTCAAATTACATTGTATGAAACCGTCATATGCCTACTATAAAGATTATCGAATTaccgggtgactttatatcgAATATATCACTCAATGAATTATCTTATTGAAATGAGGTGAGAGtgtctttctaataacagtgtatccatGTGCCTAAAATAGACAAATTCGGGTCTATATTTCACCTGGCCCccatacacctaatataaaaatttcaaacctgCAATATGTAAGAAGTCTTCGGAAAATTAAGTAAATGTATAACactggatatactatagtttaatctcgaaaatgtgtgaaatcggcaATGAATTACTACGAAACTGCGTGGaacatgttctcgagtataatTGAGTAATGTCAAACGTTAATGCAATCAATCCAGATTTTACCCTAGCCCCAATATTCCCAATATAGACATTTCGgactttccatctgactttaaaccgtttatgtcGGTCAATATATATGATAGTTTAATGAAATTAGGTGAACAAATTTTCTTAACCATTCAACCCCTTTTTGACATACGAAATAAAGAGTATTGGTTGAGTTAGCCCGAACTTAACTGATACTTTATGAAAACGAAACACTAGTAGGTTTATCTAGTAATCAAATTTTGAGACCCAagcaattgcaaaaaaaattgcaaattttaaatttcaaaaatgaagGAGTGATATGGGCtttgaaaaattgttgataGAGGCAAGATAATTGTCAAGAGAAATAAACGTACAGAACAGAAAAGACAGTTCAATTATGAGGGGGAAGATGAGCCGATTCGCGATGTTAagcaaaattgtaaaattaatttctattttgccATTATTCATACCGCATTGTCTTCAATCAATGAAAAATACGATCAGTTGAAAGAAGTTGCTAAAACTTTTGGAATTTTATTCAATACTGATCAGTTGCAAACTTTTACATACACTTTGAACATTGTAAACAATTAGAAATGTAATTAACTCACGGTGGATTCACGGATATAGATGCAACAGTATACCACTagacattttaaattatatttgttcaAACGAATTAATAGATATCGTTAGATATTAATTAACGGCAATACAGCTGTTGCTAACAATTCCTGTGTTGATAGCTAGTGGAGAGTGCAGTTTCTCTAAATTGAAACTTATCAAAACCTTTGCTCTACAATGTATCAAGAAAGACTGGAAAGCTTGGCAagtattgtatatcaattgaAAATCAAGTGGCACAAACTCTTGACAGTTGCGTCTGATTTTTCCAAATTAAAGGATCGGaaagatttgaaaatatttaaatgatttttataccctgagcagggtatattaagttaaccacaaagtttgtaacactcagaaggaaacgtcggagaccccataaaatatatacataaatttagagttgatttagctatgcaCGTCagtgtgtatttatataaactagtccctcagtttttaggctatcgatctgaaattttgcacctatccttttctcactatgaacctgctcatttgtcggaacggccgatatcggaccactatagcatatagctgtcatacaaattgaacaatcaagtacttgtatgggcaaactttttattttacgtaatatcttcacgaaagtttgcatgagttattttctaagacaacaatttaatctccgaagaaattcttAATTGTAAGATTgtaattgtatagatcggaagACTAAAGCAGATAGCTGcgatattaactgaacgatcagagtcaagtgcttgtatggaaaactctttcatttgacgaggtatgttcacgaaatGGTGTGGATTATTACTTAagtcaataatgcaatatccgaaaaaattgttcagatcagatcactatagcatatagttgccatacaaattgaacgatcgaaataaagtgcttgaatgaaaactttttcatttgacgaggtatcttcacgaaataggGCCATAATTATTAAAggcagtaatgcaatctccgaagaaattgtatagatcggaagACTATAGCAGACTATAGACTGCTGAACGATAgataactgaacgatcggaatcaagtgcttgcacgaaaaacttttatatttgacgtaatatctttacgaaattaggcacgagttattgtttaaggcaacaatgtattctccgcagaaattgttcagatcagatcactatagccatacaaattgaatgataggaatcaagtttttgtaaggagcctttgtatttgtgaagggtattatagcttcggtacaaccgaagttaacgctttttcttgtttattgtcTTTTTAAGTAATTATTCTAAGCCTTTGGAACAttacctttttttaaataaatgaccTGAATAATTTTCAGGCGGAGAATTTGGTTTTTTCCCAGGGCGGTAAATTGTCTCGGGCCGGCAGTGGTTAGAATAACGGAAGTTTTTATATGtagtaatatataatttcacatattttcggtattaaatAAAGAATATCCGATATAATACGTTCAGTtaaatttgctaagatatcttacatattgactgatatatacggtataaggccaaccgaaaggttgaaaatcttttattaggtatgtatatgggagataggagtattgacccgattttctctatttttagcattactacatattattaacagaaacagatgctctctgagttccATTTAGGTACCTCGTATACCATCAACAGTATAATgttaaccggatgtttgaaacaTCTTGATAAGCAAGCTTTCTTCTCATTTTATCCACTTAAGGCACAGAGATGCACCGTTAGGGAAAACACGCACTGAGTGAGcgtttaattaagataactcacatacttATTAGCTATTGTTAGTCagtcggaagttcgaaaatctttctattagggatatggaggctaaggaaaatattgactcgattcaacccatttttgacatacagacatactattatcagaaacagATGCTCCCCTAGccaccaaaactgttcaagccctcagGTACCGAATATAAGAAAACCAGTTCCTACGGCGaactatttttcgaaaatataggtCAGTCtgttagatatattatagaaactcagagagaatatttaactaataataatatgtgccaaaAATGTAATtgcataaaatgaataaaatcggatgaaaacttgtcatagcccccatataactaatatcaggattttaaaacatGCGGTTGACACTATCCCGTCTGTATTGGTAACTGTATGTGATGTATGTTAATgatcattttttttgtttttaatatgtgATAATggccaaaatatataaaagcggttcaatactatccctatctctcatatagtAATATGAGATTTTACAACTTGCAGTTGGCTTTATATCGTACTTTTATTATTCTAACAAACGATGTCTTAAttgtaaaattgctttaaaatatattctagaatatacctgagcaatgtcaataTACTCTATATAATGCCTTTCGACTTCTCACATGTCTTTCAACGGTTTAGGTAGGTcaaaatgtttgatattttaataaaacttccaCTTAACaagctttttgaaaaattatgtgACCTaccgctgaatatgaatgaaattagttTAGATCATGGTCCAAACCTCATCTTAATAATATCAATTCCGATCCCCTGGTTGATGTTTTGCACAtcaaatcaatatattaaattaatttttttcggttaagTTTATGGCAGTTATATCTTATATGAGgatgattttattataatttgcgctcacggaaagtaaaatatgattttaaaattaatttaatctaTGACCaattatataagttaataaaatacaaattcgaTTGTAAACCATTCACTTTTGTCGAACAATGAATGATAAATTCgttcacaacatttttttaaataaaattttgccaacacctgtaGGTATTTCTCCGAATtttatccttgcaagttgcaatagtATGAAATCTTccattacacccgaacttagcccttccttacttgtgtaACAATAATTTCTTCAATTGAAAGCATTCGTAAATACCATAAATAATacattgaatatttatatatttaaactagTAGACCCACTACTGCAGGCGGCTAGCCCTGAGCAATTGATTTGATATTTTCCGTATACTATAGTAAAGATAATAAGCAAAAGAGGAGCGCGTCGTCTGTAATAGTTAACCGATAGTcataaataatgtatattttgATATACGGTTGCCTAGCGACTACTAGTAGTAATAGCCTTACACAATAAGGGTGCCAATGATGAATTTAGCAATTGtaacattttaaattgaaaaatcaagttataatatatgcatatatttggaTTTTGGGTGTTCTAAATTTCAGGTGCTAATATTGGATACAATTACATACCTCCcacaaataataatttgcagccctcaaatgaaatatatggaCCACCAAGCCAAGTATATGGACCTCCTACGTTTCATCAACCTGTCATATATCAACCTCGAGACCATTGGTTTTTAGAGAAACtgaagaagaaaataaatttgtttacaattggaaagataatattaaaacttCTGATTTTTAAAAAGATTATCAAATTTATTGGAATTATTTGTATGCTCCTATTTCttccaaaattaaaacattttctaaAGGACGATATGTCAATGGATGAAACCAGTGAAGAAAGCAGATATATTCGAACAGAGAAAggtaacactttttatttatatagttatgATTTCCTAAGTTTCTTCTTTTCAGATGCACTGGAGAAACATATTGAAGATTTGCAAGATATTATTTTAAGGTCAATTAATTAGAACTAAACTTAATAAGCCTTTATAAGTCGattaatatttgattattttgtcctacatatattaataaatatttattattcgaaatacgtatatattttttctaaatattggCATATTTCATTGTAATTACGTTTATCTTCAGGAAAAGTAATAATACGTGTGCCTTAAAGTTACTTCCATAAGTAAAAGGCTCCAGTGGTTCAATAACTGATAATGGCTTACATTTCGATTTTccaaatttattgctttttgaaAAAGATATAAGTGTTTTTCCAGCactgaaatatttattgtgtTCTTCTGTGCGTTTTCTGTTCGCTGTACTAATATTTCCATAACTTCTATCAaactttttgtttcaatataataTCTTCAAACTATATGagcattaatttgaaattaGCTTAAAAAATGACAACAATAATAAAGCTCAAGACAACTAATCAAGGACGATCAGCGAAGTGTCGTGTTGCtttaataaatacttatttctgctcaaattaaatttgtagccTCTTAGTTACGATTTTTGTAACGCTATTGATAGATTACAGTGTTGTCAAGTACGCCTGTAGGACACCCTCTACATTGACCACTCATAATTAATTATGAAAgttaatatttaagtaaaaataatataaaacgtaaagaaaataacatataaagtagaaaattttaaatggtaTCCAAAAgctaaaacatattaaaataaaatgcaaacatTATGCATAAATGAAAGTGGAAGTAATTACAGGACTTCAAATAGTtagtatttaagtaaaaattatataaaacagcaattaaaatataaagtaaagaaaattcaaataaaattatggaaatataaacatataccaGTTGACTCGGCAAACGTTGTTTCGTCATATACGTTAGTTttaggaaatattaaaaaaaaaaacaaagatacGTGTGGCACCGGGGACTGCCGCGggaaagctattgcatagcttttttttacaacttatgcaattataattattcatttattttttatgcagtatttttttcactgatattaattcaagttttttctttgatgTTAATTCCAGTTATTCTTTTTGAGCGTGGTTACCGATAAGCatactttttttcatttattgaataaatgagaacttaatattgtttaaaatatttttattatcttacaatacatttaagctattcaaaaatttttatcattgaaaccaAGGCTAAAGGAAAGCTCAACTTATTAAAGtttgagagcgcctcaaaattatcattttttataacattttccattgtagccagatcggacaaaataataatttttgagaatttaaaTTAGGATAcctaacatttattaagattaaatattgttATACATGTATCAAACATATTCAGAAACTATTTAGAcccttttttgtaaattttgtaatattaggtaaagtaaaaagttcgttcggttttttattgatttttcaaaagatgataactttgtgtacatttgtccgatttaaatcaaatatgcgttgttttgttcgtaaacttgttgccaacgagatgccaacttcattatacccctctcgtagaagactgcgtccctattgccaaaaaactcgggaAGCCAATTTtaacaggcctctcttgaggccaacttctcaccattaagcgcgttcgccatggacaggaaaagatggtaatgatcaggaaaagatggtaatcacttggtgccaggtccggactataaagtgggtgcattagaacctcccatccgagatcccggagcttctggcgcgtcaccaaagacgtgtgtggcttggcattgtcctgatggaacacaattcggcctctgttgatcaaagatgccCTCTTCTGGATGAATGCTGCCTtaaagcggtccagttgttgtcagtagagggccgaattgagcgtttggccataggggagctagtaaatgatttcttgcgaatcccaccaaacacgcagcaaaaccttcctggccgtcaatccggtcttggccaccgtctgggccgcttccccgagctttgaccacgaccgtttacgctcgatgttgtcataagtgacccatttttcatcgccagtcacaatccgcttcagaaacgggtcgattttgttgcgattctgcagcgatttgcagatggaaattcggtccatcatgttttttgcgttagttcatgtgacacccaaacatcgagctcctttttgaattccaaggttatgcaaatggtttcaaacggttttctggcttatctttagttcctcagcaattaaataagtgctcacgtgacggtgtgtttccactatttccgtgattttatcgcaattttcgacgacaggcctcccgacgtgtggtgcatctttgtcatcgaaattaccggaacggaacctagcaaatcacttttgtgctacacgttcgtttacagtatcgggcccataaactaaattaatgttttcagccgttttggctgctttttcgctttgatcgaagaaaaattgtaaaatatagcgaattttctctttgttggtgtcttTGACGAGccctcacaacgaactgagtaaatcaatcgaaaaactgtcatagacaaacttttagcgcgaataaacacgttttcagcgccgtatagtatgacatgatgcgacacgtaacactagtactatggacaataacgccatctattagataaaaaccgaacgaactttttacttgacctgatatattaaaacaattgactTTTGAACTTTTAATACTTAAACAAAAGactaaatgtattagctctcaattaataaatggtttttaaaattttcagttgaaaattaacactactaagcatggcatcacaaacgatttcatcacatacatttcaattttgcgttttctttcattttcattgtttttcaatgtttgttagtgatctttaacagcagcaacaaatctctcaatttttctgtaggatttttaTATGGCcatccctctttttccaattgctaaacgtcagacctcttgaactttgacagttgcctgagttcaggaggttgtgacgtttagcaattgcgctctcatttccagtaaGTAATGAGTTAGGCATCTCTTTAACTCTGATTGAAACTATAGGCCTaaggtaactgaaataagaaacataagtttgagacttgatattctctaaatattcatttacaaattaaatttttccgaaagaaaagttgtcaaccacTTTTATCAGCGATGTTGATGTTGAAATTGCCAGCCAAGAtgtgtggaaatttattaccattgataatccgaatGAAATACCTAAGTGCAATTGTATTGTTAAATTCCAACGAGATAatgttccaaaaggtggggtaggtatttattaaaataataataatgctactaatattatgactccaaatattaaataatttatttttatgaaatttcatatttttatttgccattaaaaaaattttatctcaaatattataattttgaatcACTCTTCTGTCTATTCAATTCATTTGACCCGCTtgaaatatgcgaaaatacgcttaaagtatgcaaacatttcgcCCATACTCCGTGATGGTGTTAGGTTTACTTCCTGAACATGCGTTTGCCTataagcgtcttttcgcgacgatggcaaaagctaaaaatcataaattgaacaaatttctgatgttccttcaggaagggaaaagttgcaaccctgcaaacacagaaaaaagtgacaagaATGGCAACTTAGTTCtcgtcgatttaaaatattgtattttacaattctaaaatatttctcCTTGGCTCGCAAAATCTGCatcgatatatatatgtatgctccTACATAAACATTTCGAATGAATCAGTTAgtgaatatatttacatacatatgttgcatgtagacatacatacaaccattatgctgtctcttcaattgatttgttccgcttaaGATTTGCGAAAAtacacctaaaagtatgcaaacatttcgcGCATACAAAGCCAGATTTTTCCCAATGGTAATCCCAATGTAAGTTGCCTCATTTTCTGCTCTAAATTTGGAAAGACCAATAACTTACATTTTCTTGCCTCCTCTAGGTTGTATTGCCTTGCAATTTGCAGCGCATTATTTGGAATTATGCGAAAGATTTACATCAATAAGCTCATGTCCACAGTCGCGCAAAGTTTGGGTGGGCTACACAGGCTGACGCTCAACACTTTCCATTTTGTTGGTTTGTCGTCAAATAACGTTTCATTGGGTGAGCGGAGTGTAAGGAAATCATTAATATCTCCAAGAAATCAAAGAATCGGGACGTCGTAAAGATTAAGAATATGTTGTGTCGTTTGGAGCACACCACCTTGTGGAAGGTAAAGTTCAACACTGCTATTTATACGCAGAGGACTGTCATCTCGGAAGATCAAGAATTCGTAAATGCCTAGAAAGAAATGAATGCTCTGCTGAAGGTCCACAGCTTGTACGTGAACTACCGTCCTTTGGCCTTATGTGAGGTAATGACAGCTTCCTTCATTTTAGCGCAaaattaaaagtggaaaatttcttcatttaaacctaaaatcaatttttggttaaaaaatgaCATCAGCtgaaattttatcattttctttggCACAAGTTATAAAAGTTAGGGGCCCTTATgtgtgtcaaaaatatttacctgattgaaaattaaaatatctagtaTCATGTTAATGCGATAAACGTTTGAAAACTAACTGACATTCTTTCCTGCtgtaaagaatttatttttaattacattttcaaaaaaagaaataatttttcaccTTTGTTTCCTTCACAAATGGAACTCTTTGTAAAACAGGGTCAAAactcttaaaaaattgtattttacaaacataacccatttcaattacataaTCGATATACTaattattaaatcaaaaataatattttctacacagttatatacatataaaatatatgagatGTTTGCATTTTGCAAAGAATAAACACTTAGATAGCACATTATTTGAGTGTTTCGACTTTTCGAATTGATTTGCCCTAAAAAGATTTAAGATACATTCATAAATATAGTATTACGAAAaaataagattgaaaatttttatttctgttagAAAAAATTAAGCCCGAAACTGAAATTTCATGTAGTTTTTCATCGTGTAAAGAATAATTCACAAactgtatgtgcatatgtgtagtATTGTAATATCCATACACGCAAATTTATTTCCTTTAAAGTAGTCATACACGACATACTTGTTTACGATCTTTTTAACTTTCGTTCTGAGTAAATATGTGTTATAATCAATCGGATAATGTAATTGTCCTTTTTAAAACACTCAtgtaaatttattagaaaatttaatataatgtataTCGATAATTTAGTTAATATCtttaagtttatgtttttttaaagcTTGGTGCTTATTTTCAAGTGATTGGACAATTGTTTTTTTAGTAGGAATTTCCAAAATAATGGGAATGGTTTTAGTAACTCGAGAAATAACTTGTGTCAAGACTTTTCTTACTTCAGTTGCAACAAAAATTACTCCTATATTTCTGCGTCCACACAAGGATGTAAAAAAAGATTCGACTTCATGTGCTGGTGTCTCTTCTGTTACAATCATAAAGTTTTTATCTAATTGTTGCGAACCAGAAGTTTCTCCAACACCTGCCAATAAAAAGCCAATCGTAGTTTCCTAAAAAGAAACACATAAAACTTTAATAATCAAttagttatgttatttatataccaAATCTGCAATAACTCCAATAAGCATGCGAAAATCACTACTTAGAGATCGCCTAGAAGATGCACGTTTTGAGGTCATGGTTGAGGTACAAACATGCTGGTTTTTTGTTTGtctgaattaaatttaaaaactattgaaactatttataaatacaatattttcaatgtttGCCTAAACGGCTTTTATATTTTGATCTATAAGGTTAAGTATAAGATCAATGAATTTGTAAGCAAAGATAATGTTAGTTAATGAATTATTTAATGAGTAGTTAAcgtggaaatatttttgaatgcaaAGCTTTAGACGGTtacgttttcaaatttaatgatatatatatgtatatttcattatatatatgtgaaggGAATTATAGTTACGGTGGAGtgaaagttaactttttttcttgataTTGAGATATATATTGCTTGTCACATgagttgcacatatgtataattcccaataaaatctttaaaatcatgagcgcggttttttgttaataaaactaagtttttaataacttttttatgattttttttgttaaatggatTGCAGCATTTTTTAACGAGGCTCGTGATTAATTATCAACGAAATTACGAATGGCTCGAGATATTCCTTTGTTGTTCACATAGACACTGGGAcagctttcatatttatttcttttaactgcAAAGGATTTTgctcgaatatcattttatttaaaacaagaattgtaattaattcaaggatgttttataatgaatagaaaacaaatatggggtaaaaaaaattagggatttttaatacttaaaaaataagaaattccagttataaatttgtcattgaAATActagtagcgggtattcaatacattctggtggattagggaattcctgTCTTACGTATTTCTTTGAGACCATTAAgcgggtattatgcatattgttctatacatttgttatatacattcatggtaatttattgcaagcaaaatgtgagaccatcatcccaacatacaaaagaaatgtgcaacacactctaagcagcgctgaccgcccgtcataacattttttttctatccAATCgcgatcagtaaaattttttttgaaaatttatgaaaaaaatactcacattcaaattcgatgtgGAAAGTGGAGGGTTaaacttgacgtgtttttactcaatatagacaaattaaaatGGCGTTGTCTACCGAAAGGAACCGATGATATTCTAAACTCATCACCTGGCACAAAATGAATCCCTCATTTGATTTGAAGAGAAACCATGCAAATGGTACGCAATTTAAGTTATTGTATTTAATAAGTTCAACTTGACAATCAAAATCTGTAAAGGAACAAGAAAATAGTTGACTGCGAATAGTTCAAACTAAAGCGAAATGATAGACAATTTCATCACTGTTTGGACGAAACGATTGAAGGAAAAACTTCAACAATGCTAAAGAACTCCACCTCAAATTCTCTATCATATTCAATAGGAAGGGTACAAATATAATTATGGTAACAAAACGTGATCGCTATTTTTCTAGGTTTGTACCAAATTTTAAGATGCAAAGCACTTAGACTACATGATATCTCgtagaaaaattttgtattatattggaACAAAAAGCGGGAGGAAGTTTACGGTAGTCTGAATAAATGCCAGTACCTATAAAAATGATGTATTGTCAAATATTGTTAATGCGGAGAAATAGTTGCCTACTATGTACGGACAAGTAGGAAGCCTGAGCGAAACTAGTGCGTGAGATGGAAAACACTTCTAACGTAAGTTGAGGACATCAAGCATTTTACAAGTACCTATACCACAACATtgtataattgttgttgttgttctagcgATTACCTTAGCCCGGTTTGGAGGAAAATGCAAAAATCAACCGTTATTGAAATCACTTAGCGGGGGGTCCATCAAATGGACTTATTCGACGTGGTCGGATTAAAGAGAGAGTGGTGTTATGTGAGTGGTTTTAGCGTGTATGCAAAGAAGTGGTTAGTATCATGTGGGGACATTTGCACTCGTATATTTAGTATGACgtggtctattctggataagtagttTAACCTGGTCAGGATGTGTGGTGTTTCCGACTCCAAAGACGACACTCAGTACACGTCTGAAGTTGGTCGCGTCCGAAATTGCGTCGGTATATAGTTGAAGTTCGTTGACGTATTGTAGGAATGGTTTGGTAACAATCGCGGTCGAATCGTAGCACCACCAATTTGGAACTCAACGCGGTCGTCGGGTCTCCTCGGACTGGACAGAGATTTAACAGTAGTCTATGACTG
It contains:
- the LOC106620378 gene encoding uncharacterized protein; the encoded protein is MNSGLGIYFTVIYVTYVSSAEISTDFSRDTYLNALQSSHQSSSGANIGYNYIPPTNNNLQPSNEIYGPPSQVYGPPTFHQPVIYQPRDHWFLEKLKKKINLFTIGKIILKLLIFKKIIKFIGIICMLLFLPKLKHFLKDDMSMDETSEESRYIRTEKDALEKHIEDLQDIILRSIN